Genomic window (Flavobacteriales bacterium):
GAGGTTCTGGCCCACCAGCGTGGAAGCGGCATTGGCGATGCCCCATGCGGGCAGCAGGGCGAACACGATGAGCCTCACCGCGATGGTGTAGCCGGCCACGGCATCATTTCCAAAGCCGGCCACGATGCGGACCAGGAACACCCAGCTGGCCGAAGCGATGAGGAACTGCGCCGTCGCCCCGGCGGATACCCGCATGATGTTCCAAAGCGCGGACCACGCCACTTTCATATGCCTCCGGGCGATCATCACACGGCTCCGGCCATTGAACAGATGCCAACATTGGTACAACACGCCGCATCCCCGCCCGATCACGGTGGCCAAGGCCGCACCGGTGACACCCATTGCGGGGACGGGTCCCAAACCGAAGATCAGCAGGGGGTCGAGCACCATGTTGATGATATTGCCGACCCACAATGACCGCATGGCCAGCGCCGCGTTACCCGCCCCCCGAAAAATCGCATTCATGCCAAAAATGAGCAGGATCACCACGTTGCATCCCAGCATGATCCGCATGAACGGTGTGCCCAATTCCAGGACGCTTGGCGCAGCCCCCATCAACCGGAGCACATCCTGCGCATAGAACAGGCCGGGCAAGGCAAAGAGCGCTCCGATGGCCAAGGCGATAAGGATGCCTTGCACGGCGGCCACATCCGCCCCTTCCCTGTCCTTTTCCCCGGTCCTTCTGGCCACTACCGCCGTGATCCCGGCACCTAAGCCCCAGGCGATGCTATAGATCAACATCATCACCCCTTCGGTAAGGCCCACCACGGCTACCGCCTCCACACCGAGCCGGCTCACGAAGAACACGTCCACCAAGGCGAACAACGACTCCATGGCCATCTCCATCACCATGGGGATACTGAGCAGGACCACGGCGCGCCGCAGCCCCATCGCCGTAAAGTCCTTGTCCCCGCCGGCCAGGGCCTCCCGCAATAGCATGAGCGCCTTTCGCGGTGTTCGATGGTCGGTCATGGCATCAAAGTTGCAACAGCCTCCCTCAACAGTGAAAGAGGTGCAGAGCTGTTAAGGATAGGTTAAAGGCAGTTCCTCCCGAAGCCCTCCCCATAGTTTTGTGCCACAAGAACGAAATCAACCAAAAACGACGAATGAAAAAGCTCATCGCAACACTCGGCCTCAGTGTCCTCGTACTCGGAGCGTTCGCTCAGGAAAACACCACGACCGTCGGTGGCAGCGGCCCCATGATCTCCTTGGACAAGGAGGTGCATGACTACGGCACCATCGACCAAGGTGCCAACGGCACATGCGAGTTCAAAGTGACCAACACCGGCGATCAGCCCTTGATCATCAGCAACTGCAAAGGCAGCTGCGGCTGCACCGTTCCCAAGTGCGATACCGCCCCTATAGCTCCCGGCGCCTCTTCCGTGATCACGGTGAAGTACGCCACCGAGCGCGTCGGCCCGATCAACAAGTCGGTGACCATCACCAGCAACTCCTTGAATTCCCCGACCAAGATCATCCGCATCAAGGGTGAAGTGAAGGCCTCTGCCACTCCGGCCCCGACCTCGCCGGTGAAAGCGACCAGCCCCATGGCACCGACCTCTAACTAAGGTCCTACGGATCGTTGTCGGCAAGGGCCGCCCCTTTGGGCGGCCCTTGTTGCGTTCCGCCGTTCCCCATCAACGATCAGCACCGCCGGGCATCAGGCGCTAAAATCCCCAAAGGCCGCCCAATGAGCGCACCTGTGCGTTAAATTCGCGACATTCAAGATCCAGTCATATTACCGTAAGCAGCAGATGAGCGAGACCGCGAAGATCATTTTAGAGGGCAAGACCTATGAATTCCCCATTGTGGAGGGAAGCGAGGGAGAGAAAGCGATCGACATCAGCAAATTGCGTGCGGAGACGGGGCACATCACCTTGGACTTCGGTTACAAGAATACCGGTGCTACCACCAGCGCGATCACTTTTCTTGATGGAGAAAAGGGGATCCTTCATTACCGGGGTTATCCCATTGAGCAATTGGCTGAGAAGGGGTCATTCCTGGAAGTTTCCTACCTGATCCTCAACGGCGAACTTCCGAACGCCAAGCAATTGGAGGAATTCGAGGGAAACATCCGCTACCATTCGCTGGTGCATGAGGACATGAAGCACGGCTTCCAGTTCTTCCCCAGCAATGCGCATCCCATGGGCATCCTCTCAGCGATGATCAATTCGCTGAGCACCTTCTACCCCAAGAGCCAATCGCCCAACCGGCCCAGCAGGGACGTTGAACGCACGATCTACCGCTTGATCGCGAAGATGCCGACGCTGGCCGCGATCAGCTACAAGAACAACTTGGGGCATCCGTACATGTACCCGGACAACAAGCTGAGCTACGTGGAGAATTTCCTCCACATGATGTACGGGCTGCCCACGGAGGAATACACCGCGGACCCGGTCGTGGTGGACGCCCTGAACAAGCTATTGATCCTGCATGCGGACCACGAGCAGAACTGCAGCGCCAGCACCGTGCGCATGGTTGGCAGTTCACAGGCCAACCTGTACAGCGCCGTTTCCGCAGGCATCGCAGCGCTGTGGGGGCCATTGCACGGCGGGGCCAACCAGGAGGTGATCGAGATGCTGGAGACCATCCGTAACGACGGGGGCAACATCCGGAAGTGGGTGGACAAGGCCAAGGACAAGAACGACCCGTTCCGTCTCTTCGGCTTCGGCCACAGGGTGTACAAGAACTTCGACCCGCGCGCCACCATCATCAAGAAGAGCAGCGACGAACTTCTGCGCAAAATGGGTGTGAAAGATCCAGTTCTCGACATCGCCCGACAACTGGAGGAGATCGCGCTGAAGGACGATTATTTCATCGAACGCAAGCTGTATCCGAACGTTGACTTCTACAGCGGCATCATCTACCGCGCCATCGGCATCCCCACACGGATGTTCACCGTGATGTTCGCCATGGGCCGCTTGCCCGGCTGGATCGCCCAATGGAAGGAAATGGTGGAGAACAAGGAGCCTATCAGCCGTCCGCGCCAGATCTACACCGGTGCGGCCGCACGCGACTATATCCCCATGGCACAGCGCAAGTGAACCGGAGGAAGACAAGGGAACTAGTGCCGCCACGCGCATGAAGTCGCGCATTCCGAACATCCTCATTACTTTGCCCCGGCATAACTTGAACAATGAACACACGCAAGATCATTGGCTACGCGCTTTGGTTATTGGCATTCCTCATTCCTTTCCAATCCTCCATCTTGAGCACCGAGGATGTCGGTGAGGTGAAAGGGCTGGTCAGTTTCGTCGCCTTGGTGACCATGATCTTCATAGGCTATTTCCTCGTGGACGGGGCCAACGCTGCGGATAAGGCCAAGGCCGGGCACGGGCATTAGGTTAACCGATCGTGGGGATGTTCATCTCCACCGGACTTGCATCCCATTTCCGACAGGTGCGGCTAATTGCTCGCACTGCACGCTGCATCCGGCTATATTTGCCGCCCTTCGATGGCGGCTTGATCAAGTAGCCAAAAGGAAATCCCGGAGAGGTGCCAGAGTGGTCGATCGGGTCTGTCTCGAAAACAGAAGTACCCGCAAGGGTACCGGGGGTTCGAATCCCTCCCTCTCCGCCAACGCTGCCCCGCGCAGCGGGCGATGCCACAAAGGTCGCGAAGCGGCCGCCGCGTTGAAGCCTCCCCCTCCGGGAAAGCCCGCTTCGGGCAATCCCTCCCTCTCCGCCGATCGGCTCCCGCGAAGCGGGGGCATGGATGCCAAAGGACGCGACCAAGCTCGCTTAGTAAAGCGGCTTTCGGCATTCATGCGGGATCCGCAAAGCAGGTCGCCGATCGAAGCCTCCCACCCTGGGAAAGCGCGTCTCGCGCAATCCCTCCCTCTCCGCAGCACTGCACAATAGCTCGCCCGGCGCGATCCCCAATGGATCTTCACGGCGACCGCCCGCCGCACTACCCGCATGTGCGTTTCCTTTGCGTACCGATGAACCTGACACCGAACCACCGCACGAGCAACTGGTGGATGCTATTGCTCACCCTTGTCGCCTGCACCACTACTCAACCTGCCGTCAGCGGAAGCGAGGAGTACTACTCCCCGCAGGAGTCCCGCAACGACGACCATGTCTACGTGCCCACGGTGCACACGGTGCAATTGTTCAAGAAAGGTTTTGAACTCTCCCCACCGATCCTTGAACTGGGCGGTACGGACCCTTTGATCTTGCGCTTCGACGACTTTTCCCCGGATGCCGAGAACCTTTCCTTCACCGTGGTCCATTGCAACGCCGACTGGCAGCCCAGCGACCTTTCCCCCAGCCAGTACATCAATGGCATGCCGACGGACTTTGTGCCCTCACCCCGCCAAAGCTTCAATACACTTAAACCTTATCTGGAATACGAGCTGGAGTTCCCGAACGAAATGATGCAGCCATCGGTTGCCGGGAATTACATCCTGAAGGTCTATCGGGAGAATGATCAGGACGACCTCATCCTGACCCGGCGCTTCCTGGTCTTCGAGAACCGGGTGCAGATCGATGCGGGTATCGTGCCCACACGTGACATAGAGCAGCGCGACATGGATCAACAACTGGACTTGACGTTGCGATACCCCGGGATCTCCGTGCCGGACCCGTTCACCGACCTGAAAGTGGCCGTGCTCCAGAACATGCGTTGGGACGATGTGCGTACCGGGTTCAAGCCGAAGTTCATCCGCGATTCCGAGCTCATTTACGACCAACCGAAGGAAGGCGTTTTCCCCGGTGGTAACGAATGGCGCGGTGTGGACCTGAAGAGCACCCGCTACTCCACGCTTCGCGTGAACCGGTACATCACCTCACCGGAAGGGCTGGAGGAGGCCATCCTGTTACCGGATGAAAAACGCGAATTCAAGGTCTATCTGGACCTGCCGGACATCAATGGAAAGTACTTGGTGCGCAACGATCTGTACCAAGATGATCCCCTCAGCGCCGATCACATCTATGTGGACTTCACCCTGCCCCGCAGCGCCGAACTGACCGGTGGCGATGTCTATATCTACGGTGCTGTCAGTGACTTCCAGTGCAAGAAGGAGTTCCGCTGCACCTGGGATGCCCATAAGAAGGCCTATACCTTGCGTGTACTGGTGAAGCAGGGTTACTTCGACTATGCCTATGCTTTCTTGCCCACCGGGGCCACGGCACCCGACCTCGCCTTACTGGAGGGATCGCACTTCCAAACGGAGAACGACTACCTCGTGCTGGTCTATGTGCGTGACTATCAACTGCGCTGCGACCGCCTGCTGGGCCTGAGGTTCCTCAATAGCCGGAAAGGCTGAGGTCAGCTCAACGGCGAATGATCACGGCCTTCTTCCGCAGGACCGGAACGTCCACCACGTAGGTGCCCGATGCCAATTCGGTAATGTCCAGCAAGCCATTCGGTGAAAGCGTGCCGCTGGCCACGAGCGTGCCCCTCACATTGAAGACAAGGAAGGGTACCGCGTGCTTCAGTTCCAGATCCAACTTGAGCAATCCGTTCGTCGGATTGGGCCATACCATGAAGGTGCCGTAAGGTGCCGCCTCCGGGACCGCCGTGGTGCAATCCGCGACATCCACCAGCGATACCGTATTGTTGCCGCTGTTGGGCACGCATACGCGGTCGTGGACGGTGTCATAGTCCAGATCGGCCGGATGATCCAGGCCGTTGTCCATCATCAGCACCACTGGCGCTTCGGTAAAGGTGTTCTCATAGCGCGTAAGCTGGTCCGGCTCCCAACTGGCTACAATGATGCGACCTTGGCAGTCCAGCGTTACGCCATCGATGCTGCCGAGGTTGGTGGTATAGCTGCTCAGCTCGGCCCCGCTGTCCCTGTCATAGCTTTTGATCTTGGCATTGCTGCCCCATCCCACCACCCACAGGCGCTCCAAAGCGGGATCCCATACGATCCCGTTCGGCGTGTTCACGGTATTGGCCACCAGTGTGGTGTAGGTCAGTTGCTCCACGTTCACCTTGAAGATCTTTTTGGTGCTGAAATCCGTCGCATATAGAAATGCCCCGTCGGTGGTGATGCCATTGAGAAATGACCCTCCCACGCTGAGGCTGAACACCACCACGCCGTCCACGGTGCTGAATCCGCGGATGGAACCGCCCATGCAGGCAAAAAGCGTATCCCCCTTCAGCTCGATGCCATAAGGCGCCGTCGGCAAATTGCTCGCAAAGGCCGTGACCGTACCGTCATACGCCCGCTGCTTGATGCTGTTGTCGCCTGTATTGCTCACGAAATAGCGCTGACCCTCAGCATCGTGCTCCACGCTCTCTGGTCCGCTGTACTGGGCATTTGCGGAGCAGGAAACGAGCAACAACGCGGGGTAGAAGATCTTCATCAGGCTTTTTCGGTGGCGCAATCTACCGGAACGGTGCTGCTGTGTAAAGTGGACATCAGCAGCTTTTCCTCATTTTAATGTGGATGAGCTGGCCCCGATGACGCACAACTCATTGGTCCGGGTGTTAGACTTGCACATACTACTGAACCCAAAATGTCCACCGCCGTCTCCCACGACATCCGCGTAAGCGTGATGGCCCGGTTCGAGGCCGGGCAAAGCGCCCCGACCGAAGGACGCTTCCTGTTCAGCTACCGGATCACCATTGCGAACCGGGGCCAACGCACCGCACAGTTGCTGCGCCGGCACTGGTTCATTTCGGACAGCCTCGCTTCGCCCTGCGAAGTGGAAGGCCCGGGGGTCGTGGGCGCCGTTCCGGTGCTCGAGCCCGGGGAACAGTTCACCTATACGAGCTACTGCGAACTGCACAGCGGCATGGGCCGCATGCGCGGCAGCTATCGGATGCGCCATATGGACGATGGCAGCGAGTTCGACGTGGCCATCCCGGCCTTCGACCTTCGGTTGCCGTACGCGGCGAACTGAGGCAAGGGGTATCTTTGCAGCCGTTTTAAACAGCCACCGATCACTATATTCTTTCCATGAGCAACGCCATCTTCACCCCTCCCGCACCCCACAATGAGCCCGTACTGAGCTATGCACCGGGCAGCCCCGAACGCAAAGCCCTGCAAACGGAGTACGACCGCCGCATCAAGACCACAATCGACGCACCGATGTGGATCGGCGGCAAGGCCGTGGAGACAAAGGACCTGCTGAAGATGAGCCCACCGCACAAACATGCACACAAGCTGGGCATGAGCCACCATGGGGATGCCAAGCACGTGAAAGCCGCGATCGACGCAGCCTTGAAGGCAAAGCGCGACTGGGAGCGCATGCCCTGGGAGGAGCGCGCGGCGATCTACCTGAAGGCCGCCGACCTCATCAGCGGGCCCTACCGCGCCAGCATCAATGCGGCCAGCATGCTCGCGCAAAGCAAGAACTGTTTTCAGGCGGATATCGATGCGGCCTGTGAGTTCGCGGACTTCCTGCGGTTCAATGTGTCCTACATGGTCCAGATCTACCGCGACCAGCCACAGAGCTCCGCCGGCATCTGGAACCGTTTGGAATATCGCCCGCTGGAAGGGTTCGTGTTCGCCCTTTCCCCGTTCAACTTCACCAGCATCGCGGGCAACCTGCCGAGCGCACCCGCGTTGATGGGCAACACCGTAGTGTGGAAATGCGCCAACGCGCAGATCTATTCGGCCCAAGTCATCATGGAGGTCTTCCGATTGGCGGGCATGCCTGACGGGGTGATCAACCTGATCCACGTGGACGGCAAAGTGGTCGGCGATACCATCCTGCGCCATAAGGACTTCGCCGGAGTCCATTTCACCGGCAGCACGGGTGTGTTCCGCACCATCTGGGGCGAGATCGGCAACAACATCGCCAACTACCGGAGCTACCCACGGATCGTGGGCGAGACCGGCGGCAAGGACTTCGTGGTGGCGCACCCCAGCGCAGATCCGCTGGCCGTGGCCACGGCCCTGTCACGTGGTGCTTTCGAGTTCCAAGGGCAAAAATGCAGCGCCGCCAGCCGGGCCTACATCCCGGATAACCTCTGGCCGCAAGTGAAGAAGGCACTGCTGGAGGATCTCGCAGAGATGAAGATGGGCGACCCACGTGATTTCAAGAATTTCATCAACGCGGTGATCGACGAGAAGAGCTTCGACAAGATCACGGGCTACATCGCCGGGGCGAAGAAGGACAGGAAGAACATCAAGGTCCTTGCAGGTGGGAATTCCGACAAGAGCAAAGGCTACTTCATCGAGCCGACCGTCCTGGAGTCAAAAGACCCGAAGAGCGTGACCATGTGCGAGGAGATCTTCGGCCCGGTGCTCACCGTCCATGTCTACAGTTCCAACCGCTGGATGGACACCCTGAAGCTGGTCGACTCAACCGGGGAATACGCCTTGACCGGAGCGGTCTTCGCACAGGA
Coding sequences:
- a CDS encoding MATE family efflux transporter; protein product: MTDHRTPRKALMLLREALAGGDKDFTAMGLRRAVVLLSIPMVMEMAMESLFALVDVFFVSRLGVEAVAVVGLTEGVMMLIYSIAWGLGAGITAVVARRTGEKDREGADVAAVQGILIALAIGALFALPGLFYAQDVLRLMGAAPSVLELGTPFMRIMLGCNVVILLIFGMNAIFRGAGNAALAMRSLWVGNIINMVLDPLLIFGLGPVPAMGVTGAALATVIGRGCGVLYQCWHLFNGRSRVMIARRHMKVAWSALWNIMRVSAGATAQFLIASASWVFLVRIVAGFGNDAVAGYTIAVRLIVFALLPAWGIANAASTLVGQNLGAKRPDRAERSAWLCGHYNMFYMVSMALLFIACAPWAMGLFSQVPAVVLVGTQALRIVCLGYFFYAYGMVLSQAFNGAGDAMTPVWLNLVCFWLVEIPLAWYLSRWMNAPEGVFIAIAASESLLAICCVLVFRQGRWKLMQV
- a CDS encoding DUF1573 domain-containing protein, with translation MKKLIATLGLSVLVLGAFAQENTTTVGGSGPMISLDKEVHDYGTIDQGANGTCEFKVTNTGDQPLIISNCKGSCGCTVPKCDTAPIAPGASSVITVKYATERVGPINKSVTITSNSLNSPTKIIRIKGEVKASATPAPTSPVKATSPMAPTSN
- a CDS encoding citrate synthase, with translation MSETAKIILEGKTYEFPIVEGSEGEKAIDISKLRAETGHITLDFGYKNTGATTSAITFLDGEKGILHYRGYPIEQLAEKGSFLEVSYLILNGELPNAKQLEEFEGNIRYHSLVHEDMKHGFQFFPSNAHPMGILSAMINSLSTFYPKSQSPNRPSRDVERTIYRLIAKMPTLAAISYKNNLGHPYMYPDNKLSYVENFLHMMYGLPTEEYTADPVVVDALNKLLILHADHEQNCSASTVRMVGSSQANLYSAVSAGIAALWGPLHGGANQEVIEMLETIRNDGGNIRKWVDKAKDKNDPFRLFGFGHRVYKNFDPRATIIKKSSDELLRKMGVKDPVLDIARQLEEIALKDDYFIERKLYPNVDFYSGIIYRAIGIPTRMFTVMFAMGRLPGWIAQWKEMVENKEPISRPRQIYTGAAARDYIPMAQRK
- a CDS encoding DUF5103 domain-containing protein, which translates into the protein MNLTPNHRTSNWWMLLLTLVACTTTQPAVSGSEEYYSPQESRNDDHVYVPTVHTVQLFKKGFELSPPILELGGTDPLILRFDDFSPDAENLSFTVVHCNADWQPSDLSPSQYINGMPTDFVPSPRQSFNTLKPYLEYELEFPNEMMQPSVAGNYILKVYRENDQDDLILTRRFLVFENRVQIDAGIVPTRDIEQRDMDQQLDLTLRYPGISVPDPFTDLKVAVLQNMRWDDVRTGFKPKFIRDSELIYDQPKEGVFPGGNEWRGVDLKSTRYSTLRVNRYITSPEGLEEAILLPDEKREFKVYLDLPDINGKYLVRNDLYQDDPLSADHIYVDFTLPRSAELTGGDVYIYGAVSDFQCKKEFRCTWDAHKKAYTLRVLVKQGYFDYAYAFLPTGATAPDLALLEGSHFQTENDYLVLVYVRDYQLRCDRLLGLRFLNSRKG
- a CDS encoding SMP-30/gluconolactonase/LRE family protein — its product is MKIFYPALLLVSCSANAQYSGPESVEHDAEGQRYFVSNTGDNSIKQRAYDGTVTAFASNLPTAPYGIELKGDTLFACMGGSIRGFSTVDGVVVFSLSVGGSFLNGITTDGAFLYATDFSTKKIFKVNVEQLTYTTLVANTVNTPNGIVWDPALERLWVVGWGSNAKIKSYDRDSGAELSSYTTNLGSIDGVTLDCQGRIIVASWEPDQLTRYENTFTEAPVVLMMDNGLDHPADLDYDTVHDRVCVPNSGNNTVSLVDVADCTTAVPEAAPYGTFMVWPNPTNGLLKLDLELKHAVPFLVFNVRGTLVASGTLSPNGLLDITELASGTYVVDVPVLRKKAVIIRR
- the apaG gene encoding Co2+/Mg2+ efflux protein ApaG, whose protein sequence is MSTAVSHDIRVSVMARFEAGQSAPTEGRFLFSYRITIANRGQRTAQLLRRHWFISDSLASPCEVEGPGVVGAVPVLEPGEQFTYTSYCELHSGMGRMRGSYRMRHMDDGSEFDVAIPAFDLRLPYAAN
- the pruA gene encoding L-glutamate gamma-semialdehyde dehydrogenase, with the translated sequence MSNAIFTPPAPHNEPVLSYAPGSPERKALQTEYDRRIKTTIDAPMWIGGKAVETKDLLKMSPPHKHAHKLGMSHHGDAKHVKAAIDAALKAKRDWERMPWEERAAIYLKAADLISGPYRASINAASMLAQSKNCFQADIDAACEFADFLRFNVSYMVQIYRDQPQSSAGIWNRLEYRPLEGFVFALSPFNFTSIAGNLPSAPALMGNTVVWKCANAQIYSAQVIMEVFRLAGMPDGVINLIHVDGKVVGDTILRHKDFAGVHFTGSTGVFRTIWGEIGNNIANYRSYPRIVGETGGKDFVVAHPSADPLAVATALSRGAFEFQGQKCSAASRAYIPDNLWPQVKKALLEDLAEMKMGDPRDFKNFINAVIDEKSFDKITGYIAGAKKDRKNIKVLAGGNSDKSKGYFIEPTVLESKDPKSVTMCEEIFGPVLTVHVYSSNRWMDTLKLVDSTGEYALTGAVFAQDRAAIVQATEVLRQSAGNFYINDKPTGAVVGQQPFGGARGSGTNDKAGSYLNLVRWTSARTIKETFIPALDHRYPFLG